Proteins encoded in a region of the Eschrichtius robustus isolate mEscRob2 chromosome 14, mEscRob2.pri, whole genome shotgun sequence genome:
- the LOC137776382 gene encoding serpin B3-like isoform X2, translated as MSSLGEAIIHFAVDLFQQIRQSEKENIFFSPLSIMSALAMTSLGAREHTASEIQKVLHFNEIAENKRKGTTVDPVSHRVEKPGYIHHQFQNFLTDLKKSTDAYELNIANRLYGKKTFLFLQAYMDNVKKFYLASVESADFDNAAEESRKMINSWVESQTNEKIKDLFPKDSLGSMTVLVLVNAVYFKGQWCQKFKKENTGEEKFWLNKDTSKSVQMMKKIDDFNFTSLEDMQVKILEIPYKGQELSMMVLLPNEVDGLQKLEDQLTAEKLIEWTSPQNMRERQVNLHLPRFKVEESYDLKTTLGALGMVDAFSEGKADFSGMTGTRDLVVSKVIHKSFVEVNEEGTEAAAATGVETVGYSVRIPDRFHCDHPFLFFIKHNKTNSVLFYGRVSSP; from the exons ATGAGTTCACTCGGTGAAGCAATCATCCACTTTGCAGTCGACCTGTTCCAACAGATCagacaatcagagaaggaaaatatcttcttttcccctttgagtATCATGTCAGCCTTAGCCATGACTTCCTTGGGGGCCCGAGAACACACGGCATCAGAAATCCAGAAG GTCCTGCACTTTAATGAAATCgcagagaacaaaagaaaaggaactacAGTTGATCCCGTGAGTCACAGA GTTGAAAAGCCAGGATATATTCATCATCAATTTCAAAactttctgactgacttaaaGAAATCCACTGACGCCTATGAGCTGAACATAGCCAACAGGCTCTATGGAAAAAAGACTTTTCTGTTTCTGCAG GCATACATGGATAATGTTAAGAAATTTTACCTAGCCAGTGTGGAATCTGCTGATTTTGACAATGCTGCAGAAGAAAGTCGGAAGATGATTAATTCCTGGGTGGAAAGCCAAACTAATG aaaAAATCAAGGATCTCTTTCCCAAAGACTCTCTTGGTAGCATGACTGTTCTGGTTTTGGTGAACGCGGTCTATTTCAAAGGGCAGTGGTGCcagaaatttaagaaagaaaacactggGGAGGAAAAATTTTGGCTGAACAAG GATACAAGCAAATCTGTGCAGATGATGAAAAAAATCGATGATTTCAATTTCACGTCACTGGAGGACATGCAAGTCAAGATCCTGGAAATACCGTACAAAGGCCAAGAGCTAAGCATGATGGTGCTGCTGCCCAATGAAGTAGATGGTCTGCAGAAG CTTGAAGATCAACTCACTGCTGAGAAGTTAATAGAGTGGACGAGCCCACAGAATATGAGGGAGAGACAAGTGAATTTACACCTACCTCGGTTCAAAGTGGAGGAGAGCTATGACCTCAAGACCACGCTGGGAGCACTGGGGATGGTGGACGCCTTCAGTGAGGGGAAAGCCGACTTCTCAGGCATGACCGGGACACGAGATCTGGTGGTGTCGAAAGTCATCCACAAGTCCTTCGTGGAGGTGAATGAGGAGGGCACGGAGGCCGCAGCTGCGACTGGAGTAGAAACTGTTGGTTACTCAGTTAGAATTCCAGACAGATTCCATTGTGACCACCCTTTCCTGTTCTTCATCAAGCACAACAAGACCAACAGCGTCCTCTTCTACGGCAGAGTCTCTTCCCCTTAG
- the LOC137776382 gene encoding serpin B3-like isoform X1: MGGSKTELYSPDLTIHGASAHRLSAHLCFLQAHRSSRPHQATMSSLGEAIIHFAVDLFQQIRQSEKENIFFSPLSIMSALAMTSLGAREHTASEIQKVLHFNEIAENKRKGTTVDPVEKPGYIHHQFQNFLTDLKKSTDAYELNIANRLYGKKTFLFLQAYMDNVKKFYLASVESADFDNAAEESRKMINSWVESQTNEKIKDLFPKDSLGSMTVLVLVNAVYFKGQWCQKFKKENTGEEKFWLNKDTSKSVQMMKKIDDFNFTSLEDMQVKILEIPYKGQELSMMVLLPNEVDGLQKLEDQLTAEKLIEWTSPQNMRERQVNLHLPRFKVEESYDLKTTLGALGMVDAFSEGKADFSGMTGTRDLVVSKVIHKSFVEVNEEGTEAAAATGVETVGYSVRIPDRFHCDHPFLFFIKHNKTNSVLFYGRVSSP, from the exons ATGGGAGGCAGCAAGACAGAGTTATATAGTCCAGACCTGACCATTCACGGCGCATCAGCTCACAGGCTGTCTGCCCACCTCTGCTTCCTCCAGGCTCACAG GAGTTCCAGACCACATCAAGCCACCATGAGTTCACTCGGTGAAGCAATCATCCACTTTGCAGTCGACCTGTTCCAACAGATCagacaatcagagaaggaaaatatcttcttttcccctttgagtATCATGTCAGCCTTAGCCATGACTTCCTTGGGGGCCCGAGAACACACGGCATCAGAAATCCAGAAG GTCCTGCACTTTAATGAAATCgcagagaacaaaagaaaaggaactacAGTTGATCCC GTTGAAAAGCCAGGATATATTCATCATCAATTTCAAAactttctgactgacttaaaGAAATCCACTGACGCCTATGAGCTGAACATAGCCAACAGGCTCTATGGAAAAAAGACTTTTCTGTTTCTGCAG GCATACATGGATAATGTTAAGAAATTTTACCTAGCCAGTGTGGAATCTGCTGATTTTGACAATGCTGCAGAAGAAAGTCGGAAGATGATTAATTCCTGGGTGGAAAGCCAAACTAATG aaaAAATCAAGGATCTCTTTCCCAAAGACTCTCTTGGTAGCATGACTGTTCTGGTTTTGGTGAACGCGGTCTATTTCAAAGGGCAGTGGTGCcagaaatttaagaaagaaaacactggGGAGGAAAAATTTTGGCTGAACAAG GATACAAGCAAATCTGTGCAGATGATGAAAAAAATCGATGATTTCAATTTCACGTCACTGGAGGACATGCAAGTCAAGATCCTGGAAATACCGTACAAAGGCCAAGAGCTAAGCATGATGGTGCTGCTGCCCAATGAAGTAGATGGTCTGCAGAAG CTTGAAGATCAACTCACTGCTGAGAAGTTAATAGAGTGGACGAGCCCACAGAATATGAGGGAGAGACAAGTGAATTTACACCTACCTCGGTTCAAAGTGGAGGAGAGCTATGACCTCAAGACCACGCTGGGAGCACTGGGGATGGTGGACGCCTTCAGTGAGGGGAAAGCCGACTTCTCAGGCATGACCGGGACACGAGATCTGGTGGTGTCGAAAGTCATCCACAAGTCCTTCGTGGAGGTGAATGAGGAGGGCACGGAGGCCGCAGCTGCGACTGGAGTAGAAACTGTTGGTTACTCAGTTAGAATTCCAGACAGATTCCATTGTGACCACCCTTTCCTGTTCTTCATCAAGCACAACAAGACCAACAGCGTCCTCTTCTACGGCAGAGTCTCTTCCCCTTAG
- the LOC137776388 gene encoding serpin B3-like isoform X2: MSSLGEAIIHFAVDLFQQIRQSEKENIFFSPLSIMSALAMTSLGAREHTASEIQKVLHFNEIAENKRKGTTVDPVSHRVEKPGYIHHQFQNLLTDLKKSTDAYELNIANRLYGKKTFLFLQAYMDNVKKFYLASVESADFDNAAEESRKMINSWVESQTNEKIKDLFPRDSLGSLTVLVLVNAVYFKGQWCQKFKKENTGEEKFWLNKDTSKSVQMMKKIDDFNFTSLEDMQVKILEIPYKGQELSMMVLLPNELDGLQKLEDQLTAEKLIEWTSPQTMRETKVDLHLPRFKVEESYDLKTTLEALGMVDAFCEGKADFSGMTGTRDLVVSNVLHKSFVEVNEEGTEAAAATGAVAVATSFIIPESFHCDHPFLFFIKHNKTNSILFYGRVSSP; this comes from the exons ATGAGTTCACTCGGTGAAGCAATCATCCACTTTGCAGTCGACCTGTTCCAACAGATCagacaatcagagaaggaaaatatcttcttttcccctttgagtATCATGTCAGCCTTAGCCATGACTTCCTTGGGGGCCCGAGAACACACGGCATCAGAAATCCAGAAG GTCCTGCACTTTAATGAAATCgcagagaacaaaagaaaaggaactacAGTTGATCCCGTGAGTCACAGA GTTGAAAAGCCAGGATATATACATCATCAATTTCAAAACCTTCTGACTGACTTAAAGAAATCCACTGACGCCTATGAGCTGAACATAGCCAACAGGCTCTATGGAAAAAAGACTTTTCTGTTTCTGCAG GCATACATGGATAATGTTAAGAAATTTTACCTAGCCAGTGTGGAATCTGCTGATTTTGACAATGCTGCAGAAGAAAGTCGGAAGATGATTAATTCCTGGGTGGAAAGCCAAACTAATG aaaAAATCAAGGATCTCTTTCCCAGAGACTCTCTTGGTAGCTTGACCGTTCTGGTTCTGGTGAACGCAGTCTATTTCAAAGGGCAGTGGTGCcagaaatttaagaaagaaaatactggGGAGGAAAAATTTTGGCTGAACAAG GACACAAGCAAATCTGTGCAGATGATGAAAAAAATCGATGATTTCAATTTCACGTCACTGGAGGACATGCAAGTCAAGATCCTGGAAATACCGTACAAAGGCCAAGAGCTAAGCATGATGGTGCTGCTGCCCAATGAACTAGATGGTCTGCAGAAG CTTGAAGATCAGCTCACTGCTGAGAAGTTAATAGAGTGGACGAGCCCACAGACTATGAGGGAGACAAAAGTGGATTTACACCTACCTCGGTTCAAAGTGGAGGAGAGCTATGACCTCAAGACCACGCTGGAAGCCCTGGGGATGGTGGACGCCTTCTGTGAGGGGAAAGCCGACTTCTCCGGAATGACCGGGACACGAGATCTGGTGGTGTCGAACGTCCTCCACAAGTCCTTCGTGGAGGTGAATGAGGAGGGCACGGAGGCCGCAGCTGCGACTGGAGCAGTAGCTGTTGCTACCTCATTTATAATTCCAGAGAGTTTCCATTGTGACCACCCTTTCCTGTTCTTCATCAAGCACAACAAGACCAACAGCATCCTCTTCTACGGCAGAGTCTCTTCCCCTTAG
- the LOC137776388 gene encoding serpin B3-like isoform X1 has product MGGSKTELYSPDLTIHGASAHRLSAHLCFLQAHRSSRPHQATMSSLGEAIIHFAVDLFQQIRQSEKENIFFSPLSIMSALAMTSLGAREHTASEIQKVLHFNEIAENKRKGTTVDPVEKPGYIHHQFQNLLTDLKKSTDAYELNIANRLYGKKTFLFLQAYMDNVKKFYLASVESADFDNAAEESRKMINSWVESQTNEKIKDLFPRDSLGSLTVLVLVNAVYFKGQWCQKFKKENTGEEKFWLNKDTSKSVQMMKKIDDFNFTSLEDMQVKILEIPYKGQELSMMVLLPNELDGLQKLEDQLTAEKLIEWTSPQTMRETKVDLHLPRFKVEESYDLKTTLEALGMVDAFCEGKADFSGMTGTRDLVVSNVLHKSFVEVNEEGTEAAAATGAVAVATSFIIPESFHCDHPFLFFIKHNKTNSILFYGRVSSP; this is encoded by the exons ATGGGAGGCAGCAAGACAGAGTTATATAGTCCAGACCTGACCATTCACGGCGCATCAGCTCACAGGCTGTCTGCCCACCTCTGCTTCCTCCAGGCTCACAG GAGTTCCAGACCACATCAAGCCACCATGAGTTCACTCGGTGAAGCAATCATCCACTTTGCAGTCGACCTGTTCCAACAGATCagacaatcagagaaggaaaatatcttcttttcccctttgagtATCATGTCAGCCTTAGCCATGACTTCCTTGGGGGCCCGAGAACACACGGCATCAGAAATCCAGAAG GTCCTGCACTTTAATGAAATCgcagagaacaaaagaaaaggaactacAGTTGATCCC GTTGAAAAGCCAGGATATATACATCATCAATTTCAAAACCTTCTGACTGACTTAAAGAAATCCACTGACGCCTATGAGCTGAACATAGCCAACAGGCTCTATGGAAAAAAGACTTTTCTGTTTCTGCAG GCATACATGGATAATGTTAAGAAATTTTACCTAGCCAGTGTGGAATCTGCTGATTTTGACAATGCTGCAGAAGAAAGTCGGAAGATGATTAATTCCTGGGTGGAAAGCCAAACTAATG aaaAAATCAAGGATCTCTTTCCCAGAGACTCTCTTGGTAGCTTGACCGTTCTGGTTCTGGTGAACGCAGTCTATTTCAAAGGGCAGTGGTGCcagaaatttaagaaagaaaatactggGGAGGAAAAATTTTGGCTGAACAAG GACACAAGCAAATCTGTGCAGATGATGAAAAAAATCGATGATTTCAATTTCACGTCACTGGAGGACATGCAAGTCAAGATCCTGGAAATACCGTACAAAGGCCAAGAGCTAAGCATGATGGTGCTGCTGCCCAATGAACTAGATGGTCTGCAGAAG CTTGAAGATCAGCTCACTGCTGAGAAGTTAATAGAGTGGACGAGCCCACAGACTATGAGGGAGACAAAAGTGGATTTACACCTACCTCGGTTCAAAGTGGAGGAGAGCTATGACCTCAAGACCACGCTGGAAGCCCTGGGGATGGTGGACGCCTTCTGTGAGGGGAAAGCCGACTTCTCCGGAATGACCGGGACACGAGATCTGGTGGTGTCGAACGTCCTCCACAAGTCCTTCGTGGAGGTGAATGAGGAGGGCACGGAGGCCGCAGCTGCGACTGGAGCAGTAGCTGTTGCTACCTCATTTATAATTCCAGAGAGTTTCCATTGTGACCACCCTTTCCTGTTCTTCATCAAGCACAACAAGACCAACAGCATCCTCTTCTACGGCAGAGTCTCTTCCCCTTAG